Proteins encoded by one window of Actinocorallia herbida:
- a CDS encoding YggS family pyridoxal phosphate-dependent enzyme: protein MTRADELADALEGVRARIALACDKAGRDPAEITLIAVTKTRPASDVRLLAGLGVTDVGENRDQEAGAKAAECRDLPLTWHFVGRLQTNKVKSVLRYASVVHSVDRPRLVTALSAEAVERPEPVRCLVQVSLDPPEADGRGGARAEDVPALAEAIAQAPGLELGGVMAVAPLGEDPGPAFARLAELAAAIRADHPEARIVSAGMSGDLDEAIACGATHVRIGTALLGGRRAIVG from the coding sequence ATGACTCGTGCAGATGAGCTCGCGGACGCCTTGGAGGGCGTCCGCGCGCGCATCGCGCTCGCGTGCGACAAGGCCGGGCGCGACCCGGCCGAGATCACGCTGATCGCGGTGACCAAGACCAGGCCCGCCTCCGACGTCCGGCTGCTGGCCGGGCTCGGGGTGACCGACGTCGGGGAGAACCGCGACCAGGAGGCGGGCGCCAAGGCCGCCGAGTGCCGTGATCTTCCGCTCACCTGGCACTTCGTCGGCAGGCTCCAGACGAACAAGGTGAAGTCGGTGCTGCGGTACGCCTCGGTCGTCCACTCCGTGGACCGGCCGAGGCTGGTCACGGCGCTGTCGGCGGAGGCGGTGGAGCGGCCGGAGCCGGTGCGCTGCCTCGTCCAGGTCTCGCTCGATCCCCCGGAGGCCGACGGGCGCGGGGGCGCTCGGGCCGAGGACGTTCCGGCGCTGGCCGAGGCGATCGCGCAGGCTCCCGGGCTGGAGCTGGGCGGGGTCATGGCGGTGGCGCCGCTGGGGGAGGACCCGGGTCCGGCCTTCGCCAGGCTCGCCGAACTCGCCGCCGCGATCAGGGCGGATCATCCCGAGGCGCGGATCGTCTCGGCGGGCATGAGCGGGGACCTCGACGAGGCGATCGCCTGTGGTGCGACACACGTCCGCATCGGTACGGCGTTGCTCGGCGGCAGACGGGCAATCGTCGGGTAA
- a CDS encoding YggT family protein: protein MILYLFLLVLIGRLILDYLKLYAESTSKQPWRPQGVVLLFAEPIWTITEPVLVRLRRIFKPLRLGNVSLDLSFMVLFLIVLILIRVVGALTT, encoded by the coding sequence GTGATCTTGTATCTGTTCCTGCTGGTCTTGATCGGCAGGTTGATCCTCGATTACCTCAAGTTGTACGCGGAGAGCACGTCTAAGCAGCCTTGGCGGCCCCAGGGAGTCGTCCTCCTGTTCGCCGAACCGATCTGGACGATCACCGAGCCGGTCCTCGTGCGGCTGAGGCGTATCTTCAAACCGTTGCGATTGGGTAACGTGAGTCTCGACCTGAGTTTCATGGTGCTGTTCCTGATCGTCTTGATCCTCATCAGGGTGGTCGGTGCACTGACGACATGA
- a CDS encoding DivIVA domain-containing protein, with protein MPLTPADVRNKQFSTTRLRPGYDEEEVDAFLDEVEAELDRLIQENEELRAKLAECLRGKVPAMAAPIVEPKPDLAPQMPEPMLQQQPPMQPQQVEPVMGLTQHAAEQINPRPSTEDNMDTAARVLALAQQTADQAIADARREADEHLGRARREAEDILGKARRQADQIVSEARSRAEQLDRDAQERHRQVMGSLVQQREELERRVDDLRAFEREYRSRLKAYLEGQLRELEAGAETFQPSLTGPQQPVAVPVHAGATQSAPVVTGPTPFPPPSEPAQHGGATGAFHVGEPPQDRR; from the coding sequence ATGCCGCTGACACCCGCGGATGTGCGGAACAAGCAGTTCAGTACGACCAGGCTGCGGCCCGGTTATGACGAGGAAGAGGTAGACGCCTTCCTTGATGAGGTCGAGGCAGAGCTCGACAGGCTGATCCAGGAGAACGAGGAGCTGCGCGCGAAGCTGGCCGAGTGCCTGCGCGGCAAGGTGCCCGCGATGGCCGCGCCCATCGTGGAGCCCAAGCCCGACCTGGCACCGCAGATGCCCGAGCCGATGCTCCAGCAGCAGCCGCCGATGCAGCCGCAGCAGGTCGAGCCGGTCATGGGCCTCACCCAGCACGCCGCCGAGCAGATCAACCCGCGGCCTTCCACCGAGGACAACATGGACACCGCGGCGCGCGTGCTCGCGCTGGCGCAGCAGACCGCCGACCAGGCGATCGCCGACGCCCGCCGCGAAGCCGACGAGCACCTCGGCCGGGCCCGCCGCGAGGCGGAGGACATTCTCGGCAAGGCGCGCCGCCAGGCCGACCAGATCGTTTCCGAGGCCCGGTCCCGCGCCGAGCAGCTCGACCGCGACGCCCAGGAGCGGCACCGCCAGGTCATGGGCTCGCTCGTGCAGCAGCGTGAGGAGCTGGAGCGCCGCGTGGACGACCTGCGCGCCTTCGAGCGCGAGTACCGCAGCCGCCTCAAGGCCTACCTCGAGGGTCAGCTGCGTGAACTCGAGGCCGGCGCCGAGACGTTCCAGCCTTCGCTGACCGGACCGCAGCAGCCCGTCGCCGTGCCCGTGCACGCGGGGGCCACGCAGTCCGCGCCCGTCGTCACCGGCCCGACTCCGTTCCCGCCCCCGTCCGAGCCCGCCCAGCACGGCGGCGCGACGGGTGCGTTCCACGTGGGCGAGCCTCCGCAGGACCGACGCTGA
- the ftsZ gene encoding cell division protein FtsZ: protein MAAPQNYLAVIKVVGIGGGGVNAVNRMIEEGLKGVEFIAINTDAQALLMSDADVKLDVGRELTRGLGAGANPEVGRKAAEDHREEIEEVLKGADMVFVTAGEGGGTGTGGAPVVANIARTLGALTIGVVTRPFSFEGKRRAMQAEAGIETLRDEVDTLIVIPNDRLLSISDRQVSVLDAFKAADQVLLSGVQGITDLITTPGLINLDFADVKSVMSGAGSALMGIGSARGDDRSVAAAEMAISSPLLEASIDGAHGVLLSISGGSDLGLFEINEAAQLVSNAAASDANIIFGAVIDDALGDEVRVTVIAAGFDELQPAAPEPEAKKLPPPPPRPTVTEAAAKSTASVPEPTSAPAAERTPEPVAETEPVAEAAGDEESDAAHPKVPRPAPEPPAVTRMDRFLGGEPVRRRTPPVEFEEEIDVPDFLK from the coding sequence GTGGCAGCACCGCAGAACTACCTCGCGGTCATCAAAGTCGTCGGCATCGGCGGTGGCGGTGTCAATGCCGTCAACCGGATGATCGAAGAGGGGCTCAAGGGCGTCGAGTTCATCGCGATCAACACCGACGCGCAGGCGCTGCTCATGAGCGACGCCGACGTCAAGCTCGACGTCGGCCGCGAACTGACCCGCGGCCTCGGCGCGGGCGCCAACCCCGAAGTCGGCCGCAAGGCCGCCGAAGACCACCGCGAGGAGATCGAGGAGGTCCTCAAGGGGGCCGACATGGTCTTCGTCACCGCGGGAGAGGGCGGCGGCACCGGCACCGGCGGCGCCCCCGTCGTCGCGAACATAGCGCGCACCCTCGGCGCGCTGACCATCGGTGTGGTCACCCGGCCGTTCAGCTTCGAGGGCAAGCGCCGCGCGATGCAGGCCGAGGCGGGGATAGAGACCCTGCGCGACGAGGTCGACACCCTGATCGTCATCCCGAACGACAGGCTGCTGTCGATCTCCGACCGGCAGGTCAGCGTCCTGGACGCCTTCAAGGCGGCCGACCAGGTGCTCCTGTCCGGTGTCCAGGGCATCACCGACCTCATCACCACCCCCGGCCTGATCAACCTCGACTTCGCCGACGTCAAGTCGGTCATGTCCGGGGCGGGCTCCGCCCTCATGGGCATCGGCTCGGCCCGCGGCGACGACCGCTCGGTGGCCGCGGCCGAGATGGCGATCTCCAGCCCGCTGCTGGAGGCCAGCATCGACGGCGCCCACGGCGTCCTCCTGAGCATCTCCGGCGGGTCGGATCTCGGCCTGTTCGAGATCAACGAGGCCGCGCAGCTCGTGTCCAACGCCGCGGCGTCCGACGCCAACATCATCTTCGGCGCGGTCATCGACGACGCGCTGGGCGACGAGGTGCGGGTCACCGTGATCGCGGCGGGCTTCGACGAGCTCCAGCCGGCGGCACCCGAACCGGAGGCCAAGAAACTGCCACCGCCTCCTCCCCGGCCCACGGTCACCGAGGCGGCGGCGAAATCCACCGCTTCGGTGCCGGAACCCACCTCGGCGCCCGCGGCGGAGCGGACCCCCGAGCCCGTCGCCGAGACGGAGCCGGTCGCCGAGGCCGCCGGTGACGAAGAGTCGGACGCGGCGCACCCTAAGGTGCCGCGGCCGGCGCCGGAGCCGCCCGCGGTGACCCGGATGGACCGTTTCCTCGGCGGCGAGCCGGTCCGGCGTCGCACGCCCCCGGTCGAGTTCGAAGAAGAGATCGACGTGCCGGACTTCCTGAAGTAG
- a CDS encoding cell division protein SepF, which yields MASAMRKMAVYLGLVEDDRYDYDDYEDYDEAETAAETAVPRRRQPVEEDAAAQLALDPPAPPRERTQPALSDLARITTLHPRTYNEARLIGEHFREGTPVIMNLTEMIDSDAKRLVDFAAGLIFGLHGSIERVTNKVFLLSPANVEVTAEDKARMAERGFFNQS from the coding sequence ATGGCCAGCGCGATGCGCAAGATGGCGGTCTATCTCGGCCTCGTCGAGGACGACCGCTACGACTACGACGATTACGAGGACTACGACGAGGCGGAGACCGCGGCCGAGACCGCCGTCCCGCGCCGCAGGCAGCCGGTCGAGGAGGACGCCGCGGCGCAGCTCGCCCTCGACCCCCCGGCTCCGCCGCGCGAGCGCACCCAGCCCGCCCTCTCCGATTTGGCGCGTATCACTACGCTTCACCCGAGGACGTACAACGAGGCACGTCTCATCGGCGAGCACTTCCGTGAGGGCACGCCGGTGATCATGAACCTCACCGAGATGATCGACAGCGACGCCAAGCGTCTCGTCGACTTCGCGGCCGGCCTCATCTTCGGGCTCCATGGGAGCATCGAGCGCGTTACTAACAAGGTGTTCTTGCTGTCCCCCGCCAATGTTGAGGTCACCGCCGAAGACAAGGCCCGGATGGCAGAACGCGGATTCTTCAACCAAAGCTGA
- a CDS encoding cell division protein FtsQ/DivIB: MPQTPPPARTRPAPPAAEPARPQGRDRWKVLFVVLLLAGLVGAAVWVVLGSRLLVVRDVEVRGLSLLSRKQVLDVALVPVGTPMARLDAGAVERRISAVREVESVKAERAWPTTLVIRVVERVPVAVVAGEGGYAQLDRFGVTVLTGPRKPGHLPELVVAAPGAGDPATRSGLAVLRDLPDGWRARLTEVEVPGPEHVVLRLNGGVAVVWGAAERGAEKIKLLEALLSTKAGKAARTIDVSAPGVVTTR, encoded by the coding sequence ATGCCCCAGACGCCCCCGCCCGCCAGGACCCGTCCCGCGCCCCCGGCCGCCGAGCCCGCCCGTCCGCAGGGCCGCGACCGCTGGAAGGTGCTGTTCGTCGTCCTGCTGCTCGCGGGGCTCGTCGGCGCGGCCGTCTGGGTCGTCCTCGGCTCGCGGCTGCTGGTCGTGCGGGACGTGGAGGTGCGGGGCCTGTCGCTGCTCAGCCGCAAGCAGGTGCTGGACGTGGCGCTGGTCCCCGTCGGCACCCCGATGGCGCGGCTCGACGCCGGCGCGGTCGAGCGGCGGATCTCCGCGGTGCGCGAGGTGGAGTCGGTGAAGGCCGAGCGGGCGTGGCCCACGACCCTGGTGATCCGGGTCGTCGAACGGGTGCCGGTGGCGGTGGTGGCGGGGGAGGGCGGCTACGCGCAGCTCGATCGATTCGGTGTGACAGTTCTCACCGGCCCGCGCAAGCCCGGCCACCTGCCGGAACTCGTCGTGGCGGCGCCCGGCGCGGGCGATCCGGCGACCAGGTCGGGCCTCGCGGTGCTGCGCGATCTGCCGGACGGGTGGCGGGCCCGGCTGACCGAGGTCGAGGTGCCGGGTCCCGAACACGTCGTACTGCGGCTGAACGGGGGCGTCGCCGTGGTCTGGGGTGCGGCCGAGCGGGGCGCCGAGAAGATCAAGTTGCTGGAGGCGCTGCTTTCCACGAAAGCGGGAAAGGCGGCCCGGACCATAGATGTGAGTGCCCCGGGAGTGGTCACTACCAGATGA
- the murC gene encoding UDP-N-acetylmuramate--L-alanine ligase, with the protein MSLVSPVDVVPADRLGRVHFIAIGGAGMSGIARIMLARGMAVSGSDAKDSELLRELGDLGARVHVGHDAAHLGDADTVVVSTAIRETNPELVEARARGLRVLHRAAALASLMAGRRAVAVAGTHGKTTTTSMLTVALQAAGLDPSYCIGGQLVTTGLGADEGGGDVFAAEADESDGSFLMYTPRVAVITNVEADHLDNYGGFAEVKANFARFIERIEPGGVLVAGIDDPVVRELAAAAPKVITYGEAEDADLRVTAFTPRGLGSTFQVPGLGEVALSVPGRHNALNAAAVIAVATALGADRDAVVKGLAEFGGARRRLELKGEAGGVQVFDSYAHHPTELTADLSATRDYVGETGRARIITVFQPHLYSRTRFFAAEFGAALGATDVAVVLDVYGAREDPEPGVTGRLISDAVPAGPEVHYLPDFATAAAEVVALARPGDVVITAGAGDVTTLGPAILGLLA; encoded by the coding sequence TTGAGTCTGGTCAGCCCCGTCGACGTCGTCCCCGCCGATCGGCTGGGCCGCGTCCACTTCATCGCGATCGGCGGCGCCGGCATGTCCGGCATCGCCAGGATCATGCTGGCCCGCGGCATGGCCGTCTCCGGCAGCGACGCCAAGGACTCCGAGCTCCTCCGCGAACTCGGCGACCTCGGCGCCCGGGTCCACGTCGGCCACGACGCCGCCCACCTGGGCGACGCGGACACCGTGGTGGTCTCCACCGCGATCCGCGAGACCAACCCCGAGCTGGTCGAGGCCCGCGCGCGGGGACTGCGCGTCCTGCACCGGGCCGCCGCCCTCGCCTCGCTCATGGCCGGAAGGCGGGCCGTCGCCGTCGCCGGGACCCACGGCAAGACGACCACCACCTCCATGCTCACCGTCGCCCTTCAGGCCGCCGGGCTCGACCCGTCGTACTGCATCGGCGGCCAGCTGGTCACCACCGGGCTCGGCGCCGACGAGGGCGGCGGAGACGTGTTCGCGGCCGAGGCCGACGAGAGCGACGGCTCCTTCCTCATGTACACCCCGCGCGTCGCGGTGATCACCAACGTCGAGGCCGACCACCTCGACAACTACGGCGGCTTCGCCGAGGTCAAGGCGAACTTCGCCAGGTTCATCGAGCGGATCGAGCCGGGCGGCGTCCTCGTCGCCGGGATCGACGACCCCGTCGTCCGGGAGCTCGCCGCGGCCGCCCCCAAGGTGATCACCTACGGCGAGGCCGAGGACGCGGACCTCCGCGTCACCGCCTTCACCCCGCGCGGTCTCGGCTCGACCTTCCAGGTGCCGGGACTCGGCGAGGTCGCGCTGTCCGTCCCCGGCCGCCACAACGCGCTCAACGCCGCGGCCGTCATCGCGGTCGCGACCGCGCTCGGCGCCGACCGCGACGCCGTCGTCAAGGGCCTCGCGGAGTTCGGAGGCGCCCGCCGGAGGCTGGAGCTGAAGGGCGAGGCCGGCGGCGTCCAGGTCTTCGACAGCTACGCGCACCACCCGACCGAGCTGACCGCCGACCTGTCGGCCACCCGCGACTACGTGGGCGAGACGGGCCGGGCCCGGATCATCACGGTCTTCCAGCCCCACCTGTACAGCCGCACGCGCTTCTTCGCCGCCGAGTTCGGCGCGGCGCTCGGCGCCACCGACGTGGCCGTGGTGCTCGACGTCTACGGCGCGCGGGAGGACCCCGAGCCCGGCGTGACCGGACGGCTCATCTCCGACGCCGTCCCGGCCGGGCCCGAGGTGCACTACCTCCCCGACTTCGCCACCGCCGCCGCCGAGGTCGTCGCGCTCGCCCGGCCCGGCGACGTCGTCATCACCGCGGGCGCGGGCGACGTCACCACGCTCGGCCCCGCGATCCTCGGCCTGCTGGCCTGA